One genomic window of Helicobacter canis includes the following:
- a CDS encoding beta-ketoacyl-ACP synthase II, with translation MRRVVVTGIGMINAVGLNRDDSFSAIVDGKCGIRRITSFDTNDFPVSIAGEIVGFNPEEVLSPKDVKKADRFIQLGLKASKEAMSDSGLLGSDGRCDEALSDRFGVSSGAGIGGLANIEKNSITCFDKGPRRITPFFIPSALVNMLGGFTSIEFGIRGPNLASVTACAAGTHAIIEAAKTIMLNGADAMLVIGAESTICPVGIGGFAAMKALSERNDEPQKASRPFDKDRSGFVMGEGAGALILEEYERAKARGAKIYAEVAGFGESGDANHITTPAPEGEGAARAMKAALTMANTKIDYVNAHGTSTAYNDLFETMALKKVFGGKDNVPPVSSTKGQIGHCLGAAGAIEAVISIMAMRAGVLPPTINQEHSDPECDLDYIPNVAREAKVNAVMSNSFGFGGTNGVVIFKNI, from the coding sequence ATGCGTCGTGTAGTCGTTACGGGCATTGGTATGATAAATGCAGTTGGACTCAATAGAGATGATTCGTTTTCCGCGATTGTTGATGGCAAGTGCGGCATAAGAAGGATAACTTCTTTTGATACCAACGATTTTCCTGTGAGCATAGCGGGCGAGATTGTAGGCTTTAATCCTGAAGAGGTCCTAAGTCCAAAAGATGTGAAAAAAGCCGATAGATTTATCCAGCTAGGGCTTAAGGCTAGCAAAGAAGCGATGAGCGATAGCGGCTTGCTAGGAAGCGATGGTCGTTGCGATGAGGCATTGAGTGATCGCTTCGGTGTGAGTTCTGGAGCCGGGATCGGAGGCTTGGCAAATATCGAGAAAAACTCCATTACCTGCTTTGACAAAGGTCCGAGGAGAATTACACCATTTTTCATACCAAGTGCGCTTGTAAATATGCTAGGTGGATTTACTTCAATAGAGTTTGGCATAAGAGGTCCCAATCTTGCGAGTGTTACTGCCTGTGCGGCTGGCACACACGCGATCATCGAAGCGGCTAAAACGATTATGCTAAATGGTGCAGATGCGATGCTAGTCATCGGCGCAGAATCCACTATCTGCCCTGTGGGGATTGGCGGCTTTGCTGCGATGAAAGCCCTATCAGAGCGGAACGATGAGCCACAGAAAGCTTCTCGTCCATTTGATAAAGATCGTAGCGGATTTGTTATGGGTGAGGGTGCTGGTGCGCTTATTTTGGAGGAATATGAGCGTGCTAAGGCGCGAGGTGCGAAAATTTATGCCGAGGTGGCTGGATTTGGCGAGAGTGGTGATGCTAATCACATCACCACTCCTGCACCAGAGGGCGAGGGTGCGGCACGCGCGATGAAAGCCGCGCTTACTATGGCAAATACAAAGATCGACTATGTCAATGCTCACGGCACTAGCACAGCGTATAACGATCTTTTTGAGACAATGGCGTTGAAGAAAGTCTTTGGCGGCAAGGATAATGTCCCGCCTGTTAGCTCGACGAAGGGGCAGATTGGGCATTGTTTGGGAGCGGCAGGGGCGATTGAGGCGGTGATTTCTATAATGGCTATGCGAGCTGGCGTTCTCCCCCCTACGATCAATCAGGAGCATAGTGATCCAGAGTGTGATCTTGACTATATACCAAATGTCGCTAGAGAAGCAAAGGTCAATGCCGTGATGAGTAATTCCTTTGGCTTTGGTGGCACCAATGGTGTGGTCATCTTTAAAAATATATAG
- the acpP gene encoding acyl carrier protein: protein MALFDEIKEVIVKELSVEADKVTPEAEFVKDLNADSLDVVELIMALEEKFGVNIPDEEANKIQKVGDVVAFIEAHK from the coding sequence ATGGCATTGTTTGATGAGATCAAGGAAGTAATCGTAAAAGAGCTTAGCGTAGAAGCAGATAAAGTAACGCCTGAAGCAGAGTTTGTAAAAGACTTAAATGCAGATTCTCTTGATGTGGTTGAGCTTATTATGGCTCTTGAAGAGAAGTTTGGCGTAAATATCCCAGATGAAGAGGCAAACAAAATCCAAAAAGTCGGCGATGTCGTAGCATTTATCGAAGCGCATAAATAG
- the fabG gene encoding 3-oxoacyl-ACP reductase FabG, which produces MKFSGKNVLITGASRGIGAEIARVLAGYGLKVWINYRSKPEVADALKAEIESSGGKAAVVEFDVTNEEAFIQGLQAIVQSDGELSYIVNNAGITNDKLALRMKTEDFTKVLEANLLSCFIGCREGLKLMSKQRFGAVVNIASIVGERGNLGQTNYAASKGGVIAMSKSFAYEGASRNVRFNCITPGFIQTDMTEALSDEIKEQYQKTIPLGRLGQSAEVAQAVAFLLSDGASYITGEVLKVNGGLYM; this is translated from the coding sequence ATGAAGTTTAGTGGCAAAAATGTGCTTATTACAGGCGCGTCAAGGGGTATTGGCGCAGAGATCGCTAGAGTGCTAGCAGGCTATGGGCTAAAAGTATGGATCAACTATCGCTCAAAGCCAGAGGTCGCTGATGCGCTCAAAGCCGAGATAGAATCCAGTGGCGGCAAGGCAGCGGTCGTGGAGTTTGATGTAACAAATGAAGAAGCCTTTATCCAAGGTTTGCAAGCTATCGTGCAAAGCGATGGCGAGCTAAGCTATATCGTCAATAATGCTGGTATCACCAACGATAAGCTTGCTTTGCGTATGAAGACAGAGGATTTTACAAAGGTGCTTGAAGCAAATTTGCTTTCCTGCTTTATCGGCTGCCGAGAGGGGCTAAAGCTTATGAGCAAGCAGAGATTTGGCGCAGTGGTCAATATCGCTTCTATCGTGGGTGAGCGAGGGAACCTTGGGCAGACAAACTATGCTGCGAGCAAGGGTGGGGTGATCGCTATGAGCAAGAGCTTTGCCTACGAGGGGGCTTCACGCAATGTGCGCTTTAATTGCATTACACCGGGCTTTATCCAGACGGATATGACAGAAGCCCTTAGCGATGAGATAAAAGAGCAGTATCAAAAGACTATCCCGCTAGGGCGTTTGGGGCAGAGTGCCGAAGTCGCGCAGGCAGTGGCGTTTCTGCTAAGTGATGGTGCGAGCTATATCACAGGGGAAGTGTTGAAAGTCAATGGTGGCTTATATATGTAA
- a CDS encoding S1 RNA-binding domain-containing protein, giving the protein MPHTPKTLTKKPHTPQIGIHIGRINRLRIARLSPHGAYLKVDSSNTQALQKVDSSPLPHALYEVLLPKKFCPAQAQIGDMVQVFVYTDSLDRPVATTQVPLAQCGEVAFLRVVSYAGNGVFLDLGLDKDIFMPSKTPANYALDSSVAVYITLDKSRRLIAKKDIQSHLLPYRARGYVRGKKVSILPFSVSDLGVSVVVDPCYYGLVYLPQSVRDKQKSLESTLAAMGLGLGTKGVAFIHNVRSDGKLDLVLHKRQHADESAAKLLQALRDNGGKLAVHYDSSPESIFALLGMSKKALKRALSDLLAQKLITLTPQVGIELVESNASR; this is encoded by the coding sequence ATGCCACACACGCCCAAAACACTTACAAAAAAGCCCCATACGCCACAGATAGGCATACACATAGGGCGGATAAATCGCCTACGCATAGCACGCCTAAGCCCACACGGCGCGTATCTCAAAGTGGATTCTAGTAATACGCAAGCATTGCAAAAAGTGGATTCTAGTCCGCTGCCCCACGCACTCTATGAAGTCCTGCTGCCTAAGAAATTCTGCCCCGCGCAAGCACAAATCGGCGATATGGTGCAAGTCTTTGTCTATACTGATTCGCTTGATCGTCCTGTGGCTACGACACAAGTCCCCCTAGCCCAATGCGGTGAAGTGGCGTTTTTGCGTGTGGTGAGCTATGCGGGCAATGGCGTGTTTTTGGATTTGGGGCTTGATAAAGACATCTTTATGCCAAGCAAAACCCCTGCAAATTATGCGCTGGATTCTAGCGTGGCAGTGTATATCACGCTGGATAAATCGCGCCGACTCATCGCTAAAAAGGACATACAATCCCATCTCCTGCCCTATCGCGCTAGGGGCTATGTGCGGGGCAAAAAGGTCTCTATATTGCCTTTTTCTGTAAGCGATCTAGGTGTGAGTGTGGTGGTGGATCCCTGCTACTATGGGCTGGTATATCTGCCCCAAAGTGTGCGCGATAAACAAAAAAGCCTAGAATCCACTTTAGCGGCTATGGGGCTAGGGCTTGGGACTAAGGGAGTTGCTTTTATCCACAATGTCCGCAGCGATGGCAAGCTTGATCTTGTGCTACATAAGCGGCAGCACGCTGATGAGAGTGCTGCTAAACTACTCCAAGCCTTGCGCGATAATGGCGGCAAGCTGGCGGTGCATTATGACTCTAGCCCAGAATCCATTTTTGCTTTGCTTGGTATGAGTAAAAAGGCTTTAAAGCGTGCATTGAGCGATCTGCTTGCACAAAAGCTCATCACACTAACCCCACAAGTAGGCATAGAGCTTGTAGAATCTAATGCAAGTAGATAG
- a CDS encoding GatB/YqeY domain-containing protein, translating to MMSIKERLQADLKEAMKSGDTFLRDCVRLLNAAIKQVEVDTRSSLDDNAVLKILKSAYKQREDAAQAYKQAGRADLYEQESKEMQVILRYLPTQLSDEQLRQRLEEIIARTQASGLKDLGKVMQEAKSLSDVADGRRISTMAKSLLQ from the coding sequence ATGATGAGTATCAAAGAGCGATTACAAGCGGATTTAAAAGAAGCGATGAAAAGTGGGGATACATTTTTGCGCGATTGTGTGAGGCTGCTTAATGCTGCGATCAAGCAAGTTGAGGTCGATACGCGATCCAGCCTTGATGATAATGCTGTGCTAAAGATTTTAAAAAGCGCGTATAAGCAGCGAGAGGACGCGGCACAAGCCTATAAGCAGGCAGGGCGAGCGGATCTATATGAGCAAGAGAGCAAAGAAATGCAAGTGATTTTGCGCTATTTGCCTACCCAGCTTAGCGATGAGCAATTGCGCCAAAGGCTAGAAGAGATTATCGCACGCACACAAGCTAGTGGGCTAAAAGATTTAGGCAAGGTAATGCAAGAAGCCAAAAGCCTAAGCGATGTCGCCGATGGGCGCAGGATCTCCACAATGGCAAAATCCTTGCTACAATAA
- a CDS encoding LLM class flavin-dependent oxidoreductase, with product MGKPHKHISFNAFEMNCISHLSPGLWRYPNDQALKYKDIEYWQNIAQIAEKGLFDAVFIADVLGVYDIYGGNDCGALKTALQVPVNDPTQLAVIGAAVTKHIGFGVTAGVPFEHPYPFARRLSTLDHLTKGRIGWNIVTGYLPSANKNMGSSELPHNERYDLAEEYMEVIYKLLEGSWEDSAVILDRESGDFADPNKIHHIGHHGKYFDVPGIHLCEPSIQRTPVLFQAGNSTRGRQFAATHAEAIFIAPPTKEYAKIAVKQVRDALIQAGRDPYSARIYILATIITDENENLAQAKYNDLLSYSSKEGSLVINSGWLGVDLSRYDLEDPLSNIKSNAIVAQVEALSNSTTESGKEWRLKDLLKLTGLGCQGPKFVGSPTQVCDTLQEVIAYSDADGFNLAYATTPGSFEDVVRFIVPELQNRGVYKREYTQGSLRHKLFGKGDRLDSSHIASRYRVGGAKSTINDYAGTGRFKHNKEQDYVI from the coding sequence ATGGGCAAACCACATAAACACATTAGCTTTAATGCCTTTGAGATGAATTGTATCTCTCATTTAAGTCCGGGGCTGTGGCGGTATCCAAACGATCAAGCCCTAAAATATAAAGACATTGAATACTGGCAAAATATCGCACAAATCGCTGAAAAAGGGCTGTTTGATGCGGTGTTTATCGCTGATGTGCTGGGCGTGTATGATATTTATGGGGGCAATGATTGTGGGGCGTTAAAGACTGCCCTGCAAGTGCCTGTCAATGACCCCACACAACTTGCTGTGATTGGTGCGGCGGTTACCAAGCACATAGGCTTTGGGGTAACTGCTGGTGTGCCTTTTGAGCATCCCTATCCCTTTGCTAGACGCCTTAGCACACTAGATCATCTCACAAAGGGCAGGATTGGCTGGAATATCGTTACAGGCTATCTACCAAGTGCTAATAAAAATATGGGCTCAAGTGAGCTGCCGCACAATGAACGCTATGATTTGGCTGAAGAGTATATGGAGGTGATTTATAAGCTGCTAGAGGGGAGCTGGGAAGACTCTGCGGTGATTTTAGATAGGGAGAGTGGGGACTTTGCTGACCCAAACAAGATTCATCACATAGGTCATCACGGCAAATACTTTGATGTCCCGGGTATTCATCTCTGTGAGCCAAGTATCCAAAGAACCCCTGTGCTATTCCAAGCGGGGAATTCTACGCGTGGCAGGCAGTTTGCCGCTACACACGCAGAAGCCATTTTCATCGCCCCACCCACAAAGGAATACGCTAAAATCGCCGTGAAACAAGTGCGAGATGCGCTGATTCAGGCAGGACGCGATCCATATAGTGCCAGAATCTACATTCTAGCTACCATCATCACCGATGAAAATGAGAATCTAGCACAGGCAAAATATAACGATTTATTATCTTACTCTAGCAAGGAAGGCTCTTTAGTGATAAATTCCGGGTGGCTCGGCGTGGATTTAAGCCGCTACGACTTAGAAGATCCATTAAGCAATATCAAGTCAAACGCCATAGTCGCACAAGTAGAAGCCCTGAGTAATTCCACAACAGAATCTGGCAAAGAGTGGAGACTAAAAGACTTACTCAAACTCACAGGGCTAGGCTGTCAAGGACCAAAGTTTGTAGGCTCACCTACGCAAGTCTGCGACACTTTACAAGAAGTGATTGCATATAGCGATGCTGATGGCTTTAATCTAGCCTATGCGACAACGCCCGGGAGCTTTGAAGATGTCGTGCGATTTATCGTGCCAGAGCTTCAAAATCGCGGTGTGTATAAGAGGGAATACACACAAGGCTCACTGCGGCATAAGCTCTTTGGCAAGGGTGATAGGCTAGATTCTAGTCATATCGCTTCGCGTTATCGTGTAGGCGGAGCTAAAAGCACGATTAACGACTACGCTGGGACAGGGCGATTTAAACACAATAAGGAGCAAGACTATGTTATATGA
- a CDS encoding RimK family alpha-L-glutamate ligase — MLYDSLPQGIYIIHENPEWIPPFKEAFDRAGVRFSEILLTQGGITLDSIPPQGVFWSRLSASSHTRDNAFSKEYGRALLAWLESYGRKVINGSSVLELEVSKVKQALLLESFFKAGGYGFKTPQTLAVFGKESLLDSASSFAKKLGNKPFITKHNQGGKGLGVRLFENVREFRDYVESAEFSLPIDGITLLQEYVESREAFITRCEFIGGKFHYAVRVDTSNGAFELCPADACQIDSLDSKVDFSGVDFSGDSKSADSKVDSSKAAKSTSRPTLAGAACEVGAGDKFSLRKEIDLTSPIVRCLEQFLALHNIAVAGIEFIESVSGDIVVYDINTNTNYNSTLESKIRENGGVAAADRLVGFLKEQFDKQ, encoded by the coding sequence ATGTTATATGATTCACTGCCACAAGGCATTTACATAATCCACGAGAATCCTGAGTGGATACCGCCTTTTAAAGAGGCATTTGATAGGGCTGGGGTTAGATTTAGTGAAATCCTTTTGACGCAAGGGGGGATTACTCTAGATTCTATCCCACCGCAAGGGGTGTTTTGGAGTAGGCTTAGTGCCTCAAGTCATACGCGTGATAATGCCTTTTCTAAGGAGTATGGTCGTGCGTTGTTAGCGTGGCTAGAATCCTATGGGAGAAAAGTGATAAATGGTAGCTCCGTGCTAGAGCTTGAAGTCAGCAAAGTTAAACAAGCCTTGCTTTTAGAATCTTTTTTTAAAGCGGGGGGATATGGCTTTAAAACGCCACAAACACTTGCGGTATTTGGCAAGGAAAGCTTACTAGATTCAGCAAGTAGCTTTGCTAAAAAGCTAGGCAATAAGCCCTTTATCACAAAGCACAATCAAGGGGGCAAGGGCTTGGGGGTGCGGCTTTTTGAAAATGTGAGAGAGTTTAGGGACTATGTGGAATCAGCTGAGTTTTCGCTACCCATTGATGGCATTACGCTCTTGCAAGAGTATGTAGAATCTAGGGAAGCCTTTATCACGCGATGTGAGTTTATCGGCGGGAAGTTTCACTATGCAGTGCGAGTGGATACAAGCAATGGGGCGTTTGAGCTATGCCCTGCTGATGCGTGTCAAATAGATTCTTTAGATTCCAAAGTGGATTTTAGTGGGGTGGATTTTAGTGGGGATTCTAAGTCGGCGGATTCTAAAGTGGATTCTAGCAAGGCGGCAAAATCTACAAGTCGTCCAACACTAGCTGGAGCAGCGTGTGAAGTGGGAGCTGGGGATAAATTTAGTTTGCGTAAAGAGATAGATTTGACAAGTCCTATCGTGCGGTGTTTGGAGCAGTTTTTAGCACTGCATAATATCGCTGTGGCGGGGATTGAGTTTATTGAGAGTGTGAGTGGGGATATTGTGGTCTATGATATAAACACAAATACAAACTATAACTCTACACTAGAATCTAAGATTAGAGAGAATGGCGGGGTGGCAGCGGCGGATAGGCTTGTTGGCTTTTTAAAAGAGCAGTTTGACAAACAATAA
- a CDS encoding LLM class flavin-dependent oxidoreductase — MKFGYWSPVFGSWLRNVDDDSTECSWEYIRDLAIKAENLGYTLTLVPELYLNDIKGERAPALDAWAIANGLAAVTKKIEILAALRPQYHQVALTAKQIATISQICNGRFSINMVSAWWEEEARQYGINFDAHDDRYTLTQEYTDVLRGFWKQSPFHHRGKYFSFENSYNEPKPPKIPLVYAGGESEIGRNAITQFADFYLLHGGTLDEARVKIADMKERKKKAGLPPFKGFGMAVYMIVRDSEEEAQQELQRITTIKNYADYENSYKNFTGNSQLDVEISKQEYSVSNRGLRPNLIGTPENVAQKIRAYKEAGLDLLIIQCANMQEELEYIAKKVMPLV; from the coding sequence ATGAAATTTGGATATTGGAGTCCGGTGTTTGGAAGTTGGCTTAGGAATGTAGATGATGATAGCACGGAGTGTTCTTGGGAGTATATCCGCGATTTAGCCATAAAAGCAGAGAATCTAGGCTATACACTCACCCTTGTGCCAGAGCTGTATTTAAATGATATTAAAGGCGAGAGAGCACCTGCCCTTGATGCGTGGGCTATCGCTAATGGCTTGGCAGCGGTTACCAAAAAGATTGAGATTCTAGCGGCTTTGCGTCCGCAGTATCATCAAGTCGCACTCACAGCAAAGCAGATTGCTACCATTTCACAAATTTGTAATGGGCGATTTTCTATCAATATGGTCTCAGCGTGGTGGGAAGAGGAGGCTAGGCAGTATGGCATAAACTTTGACGCACACGATGATAGATATACGCTCACACAGGAATACACCGATGTTTTGCGGGGATTTTGGAAGCAAAGTCCATTTCATCACAGGGGCAAGTATTTTAGCTTTGAAAATTCCTATAATGAGCCTAAACCACCTAAGATTCCGCTTGTATATGCAGGGGGAGAGAGTGAGATAGGCAGGAATGCTATCACGCAATTTGCGGATTTTTATCTCTTGCACGGCGGCACACTTGATGAAGCAAGAGTGAAAATCGCGGATATGAAAGAGCGAAAGAAAAAGGCAGGATTGCCGCCATTTAAGGGCTTTGGTATGGCGGTGTATATGATTGTCCGTGATAGTGAAGAAGAAGCACAACAAGAGCTACAAAGGATTACTACCATTAAAAATTACGCCGATTATGAAAACTCTTATAAGAATTTCACAGGCAATTCACAGCTTGATGTAGAGATTAGTAAGCAAGAATATAGCGTATCTAATCGTGGTTTGCGTCCCAACCTAATTGGCACACCAGAGAATGTGGCACAAAAGATTAGAGCCTATAAAGAAGCAGGGCTAGATTTACTCATAATCCAATGTGCTAATATGCAAGAAGAGTTGGAGTATATCGCTAAAAAGGTTATGCCATTGGTGTGA
- a CDS encoding DNA adenine methylase, translating to MFNPHNRRYTGAKTKLLEHIDSALIHCFDYTKKSDLRFFDVFAGTGVVSHYFMQKPEFKHFYINDFLYANFVIYQGFFAKESFSQEKLDSIRQEFLELDFAMLGENYYSLHFSGTFFSHNDCKLMGYIREKIQELLHTKIINQKEYFILLASLLYSVDKVANTVGHYDAYRKKESLQDRLQFTLIKPFLNPHIHTEIYQQDSNTLVKKLHTQNIKLDIAFIDPPYNSRQYSRFYHFLETLAKNHSPKLYGIALKPKPENLSLYCTARAEEAFKDLVTNLSKIARILVVTYNNTTTANARSNTRISLQALQNILESSGKTTLFTFPHTPFSSGKTDRQTSFKEHKECVFICEIK from the coding sequence ATGTTTAACCCCCATAATCGCCGATATACAGGAGCAAAAACAAAGCTTTTAGAACATATTGATTCTGCGCTTATACATTGTTTTGACTATACAAAAAAGAGTGATTTACGCTTTTTTGATGTATTTGCTGGGACAGGTGTGGTGAGCCATTATTTTATGCAAAAGCCAGAATTTAAGCATTTTTATATCAATGATTTTTTATATGCAAATTTTGTGATATATCAAGGCTTTTTTGCTAAAGAGTCTTTTAGCCAAGAAAAGTTGGATTCTATAAGGCAGGAATTTTTAGAGCTAGATTTTGCAATGCTAGGCGAAAATTATTATTCCTTGCATTTTAGTGGCACATTTTTTAGCCATAATGATTGCAAACTTATGGGATATATACGAGAGAAAATACAAGAACTTTTACACACAAAAATAATCAATCAAAAAGAATATTTTATCCTACTTGCAAGCTTGCTTTATAGTGTGGATAAAGTCGCAAACACAGTGGGGCATTATGATGCCTATCGTAAAAAAGAGAGTTTGCAAGATAGGCTACAATTTACACTTATTAAGCCCTTTTTGAATCCGCATATACACACAGAGATTTATCAGCAAGATTCTAATACCCTTGTAAAAAAGCTTCACACACAAAATATAAAGCTTGATATTGCCTTTATTGATCCGCCTTATAACTCTAGGCAATACAGCAGATTCTACCATTTCCTTGAAACACTAGCTAAAAATCATAGCCCAAAACTCTATGGCATAGCCCTAAAACCAAAGCCAGAAAATTTAAGCCTATATTGCACGGCTAGGGCAGAAGAGGCGTTCAAAGATTTAGTTACAAATCTTAGTAAAATCGCTAGAATCTTGGTAGTAACTTATAACAACACCACCACAGCAAATGCAAGAAGTAATACGAGAATTTCCCTACAAGCCTTGCAAAATATCTTAGAATCTAGCGGTAAAACAACGCTTTTCACATTTCCACATACGCCCTTTAGTAGCGGCAAAACAGATAGACAAACAAGCTTCAAAGAGCATAAAGAATGCGTATTTATCTGTGAGATAAAGTAG
- a CDS encoding AlwI family type II restriction endonuclease, giving the protein MQYSYFGNTSNRVDRLLYNFETQLMLFDSLFKNADSKEVWENNSNLQMRYLELLKANKLIESKSSTKSLGTKDARVKSAPLENYHLICRKEKRLTQQGLELLRLIENEGYKIANEFLQIDLVSLFFIKASLWFSKDSIRDGLFERYLEVFRLNGGEMCLQDFKYLPLIDNFPSTQEFIKNLGSVMIDYTYLESFIQDIKSNHFNPFYFKTAKGEKSALEIIKTLQEIFLPLREAKITFETALKNLNKSAFKKTYLTFLLHNAKTKNEKITTLQNFIQGDIKVFAKRFFELIFTARIEANLDDYLDLNRRYLSLCGIFEFSSDKVALNPIFKILVKHSKYNEILHIIKNGEITQNLLKEMISDVEFLTLCKSELGITQINDLRDYQQARDKQRLQNLLQTRFTKDDIAYILGLFEDRKNDEKIAQLVSTEATIPTIFEYIIAIVWCYVDECKIERILEANLSLDSNLLPKSHAVGGSADFIYTYSNHSLMIEVTLTEKTNQRRAEMESVSRHLGNMLLRLDAYKRQESYAIFIAPYLDKNVLNDFRSRLYCYFENDENYIKGMSILPLSTQDLSKILHSNLSYTSLYKSFKNLLTSKNDWGSKWYFNEIKPFIDSLEIKANNV; this is encoded by the coding sequence ATGCAATATAGCTATTTTGGTAATACAAGCAATAGGGTGGATAGATTGCTCTATAATTTTGAAACACAACTTATGCTATTTGATAGTTTATTTAAAAATGCAGATTCCAAAGAAGTGTGGGAAAATAATTCAAATCTGCAAATGCGATATTTAGAACTTTTAAAAGCAAACAAACTTATAGAATCCAAAAGTAGCACAAAATCTTTAGGCACAAAAGATGCACGGGTAAAATCTGCCCCTTTAGAAAATTATCATCTTATATGTCGCAAAGAAAAAAGATTAACACAACAAGGATTAGAACTTTTAAGATTGATTGAAAATGAGGGCTATAAGATTGCTAATGAGTTTTTACAAATTGATTTAGTGTCTTTGTTTTTTATAAAAGCAAGTTTGTGGTTTAGTAAGGATTCTATAAGAGATGGATTGTTTGAGCGATATTTGGAAGTGTTTAGACTTAATGGTGGGGAAATGTGTTTGCAGGATTTTAAATATCTGCCTTTGATTGATAATTTTCCTAGCACACAAGAGTTTATAAAAAATTTAGGCAGTGTAATGATTGACTACACATATTTAGAATCTTTCATACAAGATATAAAATCTAATCATTTTAATCCTTTTTATTTTAAGACTGCTAAAGGAGAAAAAAGTGCCTTAGAAATCATAAAAACTTTACAAGAAATATTTTTACCATTAAGGGAAGCAAAGATTACTTTTGAAACAGCGTTAAAAAATTTAAATAAAAGTGCCTTTAAAAAAACATATTTAACTTTTTTGCTGCATAATGCAAAAACTAAAAATGAAAAAATTACAACACTACAAAATTTTATACAGGGCGATATAAAAGTATTTGCAAAACGATTTTTTGAACTTATTTTTACCGCAAGAATTGAAGCAAACTTAGATGATTATTTAGACTTAAATCGTAGATATTTAAGTCTATGCGGAATCTTTGAATTTTCAAGCGATAAAGTTGCGCTTAATCCTATATTTAAGATTCTTGTAAAACACTCAAAATATAATGAAATTTTACATATCATAAAAAATGGAGAAATCACTCAAAACTTACTTAAAGAAATGATAAGTGATGTGGAGTTCTTAACACTTTGTAAAAGTGAGCTTGGTATCACTCAAATAAATGATTTAAGAGATTATCAGCAAGCAAGGGATAAGCAACGCTTGCAAAACCTTTTGCAAACTCGTTTTACTAAAGATGATATTGCCTATATTTTAGGGCTTTTTGAAGATAGAAAAAATGATGAAAAAATCGCACAATTAGTTAGCACAGAAGCGACCATTCCTACTATTTTTGAATATATTATTGCTATTGTTTGGTGCTATGTTGATGAGTGTAAAATTGAGCGGATTTTAGAAGCTAATTTAAGCCTTGATTCTAATCTTTTGCCTAAAAGCCACGCAGTTGGTGGTAGTGCAGATTTTATTTATACCTATTCAAACCATTCCTTAATGATAGAAGTAACCCTAACTGAAAAGACAAATCAACGCCGTGCAGAAATGGAAAGTGTCTCAAGGCATTTGGGAAATATGCTCTTGAGATTGGATGCTTATAAGCGGCAAGAATCCTATGCGATTTTCATCGCGCCTTATTTGGATAAAAATGTTTTAAATGACTTTAGAAGTCGCTTATATTGCTATTTTGAAAATGATGAAAATTATATTAAGGGTATGAGTATTCTACCACTTAGCACACAGGATTTAAGTAAAATTTTACACTCAAATCTTTCATACACATCACTCTATAAGTCGTTTAAAAATCTTTTGACAAGCAAGAATGATTGGGGTAGCAAATGGTATTTTAATGAGATAAAGCCATTTATTGATAGTTTAGAAATAAAGGCAAATAATGTTTAA